The following are encoded together in the Monodelphis domestica isolate mMonDom1 chromosome 5, mMonDom1.pri, whole genome shotgun sequence genome:
- the LOC100032236 gene encoding prefoldin subunit 3-like, which translates to MAAPRELGTTGSSSAGNRHRSHLGIPEAVFVEDVDAFMKQPGNESVDIVLKKLDEQYQKYKFMELNLAQKKRRLKNQIPEIRQTLHILKYMQKKKETPKPLETRFLLADNLYCKASVPPTDKVCLWLGANVMLEYDIDEAQLLLEKNHSMATSNLESLEEDLDFLRDQFTTTEVNMARVYNWDVKRRNREEAPKAGVA; encoded by the coding sequence ATGGCAGCTCCAAGGGAACTTGGGACCACTGGCAGTTCATCGGCAGGAAACAGGCACCGGAGTCATCTGGGCATCCCCGAAGCAGTGTTCGTGGAAGATGTAGATGCCTTTATGAAACAGCCTGGAAATGAATCTGTTGATATTGTACTCAAGAAATTAGATGAGCAATATCAGAAGTATAAGTTTATGGAACTTAACCTTGCCCAGAAGAAAAGGAGGCTAAAGAATCAGATTCCTGAAATCCGACAGACATTACACATTTTAAAGTATATGCAGAAGAAAAAGGAGACCCCAAAGCCCCTGGAGACTAGATTCTTGCTGGCTGATAACCTGTACTGCAAAGCTTCTGTTCCTCCAACGGATAAAGTTTGTCTGTGGTTGGGTGCCAACGTGATGCTGGAGTATGATATTGATGAAGCCCAGCTGCTGCTGGAGAAGAACCACTCTATGGCCACCAGCAACCTGGAGTCTCTTGAGGAAGACCTAGACTTTCTGCGGGATCAGTTCACCACCACAGAAGTCAATATGGCCCGAGTATACAACTGGGACGTCAAGAGAAGAAACAGGGAGGAGGCTCCCAAAGCCGGAGTGGCATAG